One region of Xylanimonas ulmi genomic DNA includes:
- a CDS encoding IS5 family transposase — translation MPAVPSSFIEPLWVQFEALIPPVVDTHPLGCHRPRVPDRVVFDKIVAKLVLGGSYVKHADATVSATTIRARRDEWIAAGVFVRLEQTTLEAYDQIVGLDLADVTVDGQITKAPCGGQAAGRSPVDRGKLGIKWSRLTDGAGIPLGCVIDGANRHDSPLLRPTLERLARFGFDLPDQMRLHLDAGYDSGVTRDLLDDLGFDGHIQPKGVIVPINHTRRWVVERTNSWNSRGFNIVTICTERSTTVIEAFLALISAIIITRRLIRTAWTTHRWDTRPRRRP, via the coding sequence GTGCCTGCGGTGCCATCGTCGTTCATCGAGCCGTTGTGGGTCCAGTTCGAGGCGCTGATCCCGCCCGTTGTGGACACCCACCCGCTGGGCTGCCACCGCCCGCGCGTGCCGGACCGGGTCGTGTTCGACAAGATCGTCGCGAAGCTCGTACTCGGCGGCTCCTACGTCAAGCACGCCGATGCCACCGTCTCGGCGACCACGATCCGCGCCCGCCGCGACGAGTGGATCGCCGCCGGTGTCTTCGTTCGCCTGGAACAGACCACGCTCGAGGCCTACGACCAGATCGTGGGCCTCGACCTGGCGGATGTCACCGTCGACGGGCAGATCACCAAGGCGCCCTGCGGCGGGCAAGCGGCCGGACGATCCCCGGTAGACCGCGGAAAGCTGGGCATCAAGTGGTCCCGCCTGACCGACGGGGCGGGCATCCCGCTCGGCTGCGTGATCGACGGCGCCAACCGGCACGACTCCCCGCTGCTGCGCCCCACCCTCGAACGACTGGCCCGGTTCGGGTTCGACCTGCCCGACCAGATGCGCCTGCACCTGGACGCGGGCTACGACTCCGGCGTGACCCGGGACCTGCTCGACGATCTCGGCTTCGACGGCCACATCCAACCCAAGGGCGTCATCGTGCCGATCAACCACACCCGCCGCTGGGTCGTCGAACGCACCAACTCCTGGAACTCCCGCGGCTTCAACATCGTCACGATCTGCACCGAGCGCTCCACCACCGTCATCGAGGCCTTCCTCGCCCTGATCAGCGCGATCATCATCACCCGACGCCTGATCCGCACCGCCTGGACCACCCACCGCTGGGACACCCGACCCCGACGACGCCCCTGA
- a CDS encoding integrase core domain-containing protein — translation MDFNHVPADVRWAIANWPEDAERGAVTRFCERHEISRSVFYKIRRLALEVGPVGATEPGSRRPHASPTRTDEGVVEHAIAVRAWLVEQGLDAGPLSVRARMRRQGLNPPSRATLARAFAAAGVSRPEPRKRPRAANRRFVYPAPNCCWQIDAFTWSLADGTTVAVHQVIDDHSRMAVGTLVADGETAKAAVQVVSTAIRRWGVPQRLLSDNGLASGPTRRGFTGKLVDYLIDLGVKPITGKPDKPTTQGKNERFHQTLQKWLNARPPAKTIAGLQALVDEFDAYYNHERAHQAIDGLTPAEAWAATAPAPEPTPQPRMPPVPPRAARPPAVISPSTIDPNPPAPGPAASPVRRPRLTRPGPEGAADARVRTNGQVTMLGCLFYISTDRAGQSVRVVWNTSTIEFLTHDGESLTHYPRPTSTGWYYGPRNPDGFPLASIPQTPTAGAPDAVERTVSKGGYVGALGCKFYASTTRQGQKVTLAWSQDTVTITDTTGAEIYRYARPTQTGTWHGPRQPPTKS, via the coding sequence ATGGACTTCAATCACGTGCCCGCGGACGTGCGGTGGGCGATCGCGAACTGGCCCGAAGACGCCGAGCGGGGGGCGGTGACGCGCTTCTGCGAGCGGCACGAGATCAGCCGGTCGGTGTTCTACAAGATCCGGCGGTTGGCTCTTGAGGTAGGGCCGGTCGGAGCCACCGAGCCGGGCTCACGACGGCCGCACGCGAGCCCGACACGCACCGACGAGGGCGTTGTCGAGCACGCGATCGCGGTACGCGCCTGGCTCGTCGAGCAGGGCCTGGACGCCGGCCCGCTGTCGGTGCGGGCGCGGATGCGCCGGCAGGGCCTGAACCCGCCGTCACGCGCCACGCTGGCTCGCGCGTTCGCTGCCGCAGGAGTCTCCAGGCCGGAGCCGCGTAAGCGGCCGAGGGCGGCGAACCGCAGGTTCGTCTACCCGGCCCCGAACTGCTGCTGGCAGATCGACGCGTTCACCTGGTCCCTGGCGGACGGGACCACGGTCGCGGTCCATCAGGTCATCGACGACCACTCCCGCATGGCTGTGGGAACCCTCGTCGCCGACGGGGAGACGGCGAAGGCCGCCGTGCAAGTCGTCTCGACCGCGATCCGCCGCTGGGGCGTCCCGCAACGCCTGCTCTCGGACAACGGGCTCGCGTCGGGCCCCACCCGGCGCGGGTTCACCGGCAAGCTCGTCGACTACCTGATCGATCTCGGGGTCAAGCCGATCACCGGGAAGCCGGACAAGCCCACGACCCAGGGCAAGAACGAACGCTTCCACCAGACCCTGCAGAAGTGGCTCAACGCACGCCCACCTGCGAAGACGATCGCCGGTCTGCAGGCGCTCGTCGACGAGTTCGACGCCTACTACAACCACGAGCGCGCCCACCAGGCGATCGACGGCCTCACCCCGGCCGAGGCGTGGGCCGCCACCGCCCCAGCGCCGGAGCCGACCCCGCAACCGCGGATGCCGCCCGTCCCGCCCCGAGCGGCCCGGCCCCCTGCGGTCATCAGCCCGTCGACCATCGACCCGAACCCACCAGCACCAGGCCCGGCCGCCTCGCCCGTGCGCCGCCCACGCCTGACCCGCCCCGGCCCCGAGGGCGCCGCAGACGCCCGAGTCCGCACGAACGGGCAGGTCACGATGCTGGGCTGCCTGTTCTACATCTCGACCGACCGCGCCGGCCAGAGCGTGCGCGTCGTCTGGAACACCTCGACCATCGAGTTCCTCACCCACGACGGCGAGTCCCTGACCCACTACCCGCGCCCGACGTCGACGGGCTGGTACTACGGCCCCCGCAACCCGGACGGGTTCCCCCTCGCCAGCATCCCCCAGACCCCGACCGCCGGCGCACCCGACGCCGTCGAACGCACCGTCTCCAAGGGCGGATACGTCGGCGCGCTCGGCTGCAAGTTCTACGCCTCCACCACACGCCAAGGGCAGAAGGTCACCCTCGCCTGGAGCCAGGACACCGTCACGATCACCGACACCACAGGCGCCGAGATCTACCGCTACGCCAGACCCACCCAGACCGGAACCTGGCACGGCCCCCGCCAACCGCCCACGAAGTCCTGA
- the mobF gene encoding MobF family relaxase: protein MSAGKGYQYLLRSVAAGDGNRTLDIPLTRYYTEAGTPPGQWLGKGAAAFGEGEIAPGDVVTEEQLARLLGAGCDPVTGTPLGHPFAAYPTVEERIAAKVARLDTALSPEERADAVAHIEAAEIARGPRTAVAGFDLTFSVPKSVSVLWGVADADTQAMVVEAHHAAVAEVMDLFERDVARTRMGRQGVAVVDVVGIAATAYDHWDSRSGDPQLHTHVVVSHKVKTVADGEWRTLYSRQIHEAVVALSEHYNAVLADRLTGTFGVGWEHRDRGDGRSRAFEIAGVPDGLIDEFSSRTRHIDAAAQQLVDEYVARHGKRPSGATYSKLRAQATLATRPPKELHSLADLTTGWRARAARLLGRDTIAWAHGLTHTAGERVWRAGDIPESSVEQVAASVLVDVAARRSTWRHWNLWAEASRQTMGWRFASAEDREAVVGRIVDQAEHASVALTSAEAAPTPTAMRRADGVSFFRPPHATVFSSRETLDAEDRLLTLATDRTAPHASVRAVEAAVMKRYDGVALSAEQQAVLEAVASSGRRVDLLVGPAGTGKTTAMRALHRTWTAQHGKGSVVGLAPSAAAAQVLAEDLGIATENTAKWLHERARGRATFQRGQLAIVDEATLADTPTLLAIANHAQVAGAKVLLVGDWAQLQSVDAGGAFALLADARDDVAELSEIHRFTNAWEKPASLALRTGDTTAIDAYESHARLHGGTTEEMLDAAYAAWRADLADGKATLLVTDSTATVQALNARARAERIIDGDTSTGRSVALADGLSASVGDHVITRRNARRLTTLRGGWVRNGDRWKVIDVRRNGSVLVGSVDQAGTQRRGATVVLPPSYVAEHVELGYAVTAHRAQGVTVDTAHVVVAGGTTRENLYVSMTRGRESNIAYVALDKPDETHATPQPEDITARSVLHGVLNHSGIELSAHQTIDAEAKRWGSIAQLAAEYETIAALTQRPRWERIIRSSGLRPEEAEAAIASPAMDALATSLRRAEARGLHADELVPMVVAERTVVDADDVAAVIRHRVERVTARYRGKVRGRLVVGLIPAAVGVDDDEVREALDRRRDLMEARALALAEEAVARRLPWTRTLGSAPLGVVDRKRWITALGVVAAYRDRYDVTTSAPLGSVPGTDLQATDRGAAEVAVRHAQAVSDRRGGPAAPVRNTPTLVVR, encoded by the coding sequence GTGGTGACCGAGGAGCAGCTTGCGCGGCTGCTCGGCGCGGGCTGCGACCCCGTGACGGGGACTCCGCTCGGCCACCCGTTCGCGGCCTACCCCACGGTCGAGGAGCGGATCGCCGCGAAGGTGGCACGGCTCGACACGGCGCTCAGCCCTGAGGAGCGTGCGGACGCCGTGGCGCACATCGAGGCCGCGGAGATCGCGCGAGGGCCGCGGACCGCGGTCGCCGGGTTCGACCTCACCTTCTCGGTGCCGAAGTCCGTGTCCGTTCTGTGGGGAGTCGCCGACGCCGACACGCAGGCGATGGTCGTCGAGGCGCACCACGCCGCCGTCGCCGAGGTGATGGACCTCTTCGAGCGCGACGTCGCCCGTACCCGGATGGGGCGACAAGGCGTCGCGGTCGTCGACGTCGTCGGGATCGCGGCCACCGCCTACGACCACTGGGACTCACGCTCCGGAGACCCGCAGCTCCACACCCACGTCGTCGTCTCGCACAAGGTCAAAACCGTCGCCGACGGCGAGTGGCGCACCCTGTACTCGCGGCAGATCCACGAGGCCGTCGTCGCGCTCTCCGAGCACTACAACGCCGTCCTCGCCGACCGGCTCACCGGGACGTTCGGGGTCGGGTGGGAGCACCGCGACCGGGGCGACGGGCGCTCGCGGGCGTTCGAGATCGCCGGCGTCCCCGACGGGCTCATCGACGAGTTCTCGTCGCGCACCCGCCATATCGACGCCGCGGCGCAGCAACTCGTAGACGAGTACGTCGCCCGCCACGGGAAACGACCGTCCGGAGCGACGTACTCGAAGCTGCGCGCGCAGGCGACGCTGGCCACACGACCGCCGAAGGAGCTGCACTCGCTCGCCGACCTGACGACGGGGTGGCGCGCCCGCGCGGCACGGCTGCTTGGGCGGGACACGATCGCATGGGCGCACGGCCTGACGCACACGGCGGGGGAGCGGGTGTGGCGGGCAGGCGACATCCCCGAGTCGTCGGTCGAGCAGGTGGCCGCGAGCGTGCTGGTCGACGTGGCGGCACGACGGTCGACGTGGCGGCACTGGAACCTGTGGGCCGAGGCGTCGCGGCAGACGATGGGCTGGCGGTTCGCGTCGGCGGAGGACCGGGAGGCCGTCGTCGGGCGGATCGTGGACCAGGCCGAGCACGCGTCCGTTGCGCTGACCTCGGCGGAGGCCGCGCCGACGCCGACCGCGATGCGCCGGGCCGACGGTGTGAGCTTCTTCCGTCCGCCGCACGCGACGGTGTTCTCCTCGCGCGAGACCCTCGACGCCGAGGACCGCCTCCTCACGCTGGCCACCGACCGGACGGCGCCGCACGCGAGCGTCCGCGCCGTCGAGGCTGCGGTGATGAAGCGGTACGACGGCGTCGCGCTCAGCGCGGAGCAGCAAGCGGTGCTCGAAGCCGTCGCGTCGTCGGGGCGCCGCGTCGACCTCCTCGTCGGCCCCGCCGGAACCGGGAAGACGACGGCCATGCGGGCGCTGCACCGCACCTGGACCGCCCAGCACGGCAAGGGCTCCGTCGTCGGGCTCGCGCCGTCGGCCGCCGCCGCGCAGGTCCTCGCTGAGGACCTCGGCATCGCGACCGAGAACACCGCCAAGTGGCTCCACGAACGCGCCCGCGGACGCGCCACCTTCCAGCGCGGCCAGCTCGCCATCGTCGATGAAGCCACCCTCGCCGACACGCCCACCCTGCTTGCCATCGCCAACCACGCACAGGTCGCCGGCGCCAAGGTGCTGCTCGTCGGCGACTGGGCCCAGCTCCAGTCCGTCGACGCCGGCGGCGCCTTCGCACTCCTCGCCGACGCCCGCGACGACGTCGCCGAACTCAGCGAGATCCACCGCTTCACCAACGCCTGGGAGAAGCCCGCATCCCTCGCCCTGCGCACCGGCGACACGACCGCCATCGACGCCTACGAGTCCCACGCACGCCTGCACGGCGGCACCACCGAGGAGATGCTCGACGCCGCCTACGCCGCCTGGCGAGCCGACCTCGCCGACGGCAAGGCCACCCTCCTCGTCACCGACTCCACCGCCACCGTCCAAGCCCTCAACGCCCGCGCCCGCGCCGAACGCATCATCGACGGCGACACCTCCACCGGACGCAGCGTCGCGCTCGCGGACGGACTCTCCGCCTCGGTGGGCGACCACGTGATCACCCGCCGCAACGCCCGCCGCCTGACGACGCTGCGTGGCGGGTGGGTCCGCAACGGCGACCGGTGGAAGGTCATCGACGTGCGGCGCAACGGGTCGGTGCTCGTCGGGTCGGTGGACCAGGCGGGCACGCAGCGCAGGGGAGCGACCGTCGTGCTGCCGCCGTCGTACGTCGCCGAGCACGTCGAGCTCGGGTACGCCGTGACCGCCCACCGTGCCCAGGGGGTGACCGTCGACACGGCACACGTCGTCGTCGCGGGCGGGACGACGCGGGAGAACCTCTACGTGTCGATGACGAGGGGGCGGGAGTCGAACATCGCGTACGTCGCACTCGACAAACCCGACGAGACGCACGCGACACCGCAGCCCGAGGACATCACCGCACGGTCAGTGCTGCACGGCGTGCTCAACCACTCCGGCATCGAGCTGTCCGCGCACCAGACGATCGACGCCGAGGCCAAGCGGTGGGGGTCGATCGCACAGTTGGCGGCCGAGTACGAGACGATCGCCGCGCTCACGCAGCGGCCCCGGTGGGAGCGGATCATCCGGTCGTCCGGGCTGCGGCCCGAGGAGGCCGAGGCGGCGATCGCGTCGCCCGCGATGGACGCGCTTGCCACGTCGCTGCGGCGGGCCGAGGCGCGCGGGCTGCACGCGGACGAACTGGTGCCGATGGTCGTGGCCGAGCGGACCGTCGTGGACGCCGACGACGTCGCCGCCGTCATCCGGCACCGTGTCGAGCGGGTGACGGCCCGGTACCGGGGGAAGGTCCGGGGCCGACTCGTCGTCGGGCTCATCCCGGCAGCCGTCGGCGTCGACGACGACGAGGTACGCGAGGCGCTCGACCGGCGTCGTGACCTGATGGAGGCCCGGGCCCTCGCCCTTGCGGAGGAGGCGGTCGCGCGTCGGTTGCCGTGGACGCGAACGCTGGGGTCGGCACCCCTTGGCGTCGTCGACCGGAAGCGGTGGATCACGGCACTCGGCGTTGTGGCCGCGTACCGCGACCGCTACGACGTCACGACCTCGGCACCCCTAGGTTCCGTACCTGGGACGGACCTTCAGGCAACCGACCGCGGCGCGGCAGAGGTGGCGGTGCGGCATGCGCAGGCGGTGAGCGATCGACGCGGCGGCCCGGCTGCACCCGTCCGCAATACTCCGACGCTCGTCGTGAGGTAG
- a CDS encoding IS110 family transposase, with amino-acid sequence MTIVAHAHPFVIGVDTHAKKHALSILAAPVGEVVDDGEFPTTTAGIGRAIAWAGRRTRGGQDVLWVVECSATYGAQLANAVRAAGFQVVEAARMSARASRGVGKSDPLDARRIAAAVLPLETSRLRRLREGQGVRAALRVAITARDTMSGERTAALNTLTALARVMDLGIDARKPLTTTQVLEASRWRTRAEDVAAATARAEAVRLARRVVELEDDLTENTKTLTTLLRQSPARVLLEMPGIGPVTAAVVMAAWSHPGRLRDEAAFASLAGVNPIPASSGNTVRHRLNRGGDRRLNQALHMAVVVRMRWDTETKAYVERRTAEGRTKREFRRNLKRYLARQVYRALTTASRTPAPTLTPAAPTCGT; translated from the coding sequence GTGACTATCGTTGCGCACGCTCATCCGTTCGTCATCGGCGTGGACACCCACGCCAAGAAGCATGCCTTGTCGATCCTCGCGGCGCCGGTCGGCGAGGTCGTCGACGATGGGGAGTTCCCCACCACGACCGCCGGGATCGGCCGCGCGATCGCGTGGGCTGGCCGCCGCACGCGTGGAGGCCAGGACGTGCTGTGGGTGGTCGAGTGCTCCGCCACCTACGGCGCGCAGCTCGCCAACGCGGTGCGTGCCGCCGGCTTCCAGGTCGTCGAGGCCGCCCGCATGAGCGCCAGGGCCAGCCGCGGGGTGGGCAAGTCCGACCCGCTCGACGCTCGTCGGATCGCCGCCGCGGTCCTTCCGCTGGAGACCAGCAGGCTGCGCCGCCTGCGTGAGGGCCAGGGCGTGCGCGCCGCACTGCGCGTCGCGATCACCGCCCGCGACACCATGTCCGGCGAGCGCACCGCGGCCCTCAACACGCTGACGGCGCTGGCGCGCGTCATGGATCTGGGGATCGACGCCCGCAAGCCCTTGACCACCACCCAGGTCCTGGAGGCCTCGAGGTGGCGCACCCGGGCCGAGGACGTGGCCGCCGCGACCGCGCGCGCTGAGGCTGTCCGTCTGGCCAGACGCGTGGTCGAACTCGAGGACGACCTGACGGAGAACACCAAGACCCTGACCACCCTGCTCCGCCAGAGCCCCGCCCGGGTACTGCTCGAGATGCCAGGGATCGGCCCGGTGACCGCCGCGGTCGTGATGGCGGCCTGGTCCCACCCCGGGCGGCTGCGTGACGAGGCGGCCTTCGCCTCGCTCGCCGGGGTCAACCCGATCCCGGCGTCCTCCGGGAACACGGTGCGCCATCGGCTCAACCGCGGGGGCGACCGCCGCCTGAACCAGGCGCTGCACATGGCCGTGGTCGTCCGCATGCGCTGGGACACCGAGACCAAGGCCTACGTCGAGCGGCGCACCGCCGAAGGCCGCACCAAACGCGAGTTCCGCCGCAACCTCAAGCGATACCTCGCCCGCCAGGTCTACCGCGCACTCACCACCGCGTCCCGAACGCCAGCTCCAACGCTGACCCCTGCCGCCCCGACTTGCGGAACATAG
- a CDS encoding IS110 family transposase — MTIVAHAHPFVIGVDTHAKNHALSILAAPVGEVVDDGEFPTTTAGIGRAIAWAGRRTRGGQDVLWVVECSATYGAQLANAVRAAGYEVVEAARMSARASRGVGKSDPLDARRIAAAVLPLETSRLRRLREGQGVRAALRVAITARDTMSGERTAALNTLTALARVMDLGIDARKPLTTTQVLEASRWRTRAEDVAAATARAEAVRLARRVVELEDDLTENTKTLTTLLRQSPARVLLEMPGIGPVTAAVVMAAWSHPGRLRDEAAFASLAGVNPIPASSGNTVRHRLNRGGDRRLNQALHMAVVVRMRWDTETKAYVERRTAEGRTKREFRRNLKRYLARQVYRALTTASRTPVPTLAPAAPTCGT, encoded by the coding sequence GTGACTATCGTTGCGCACGCTCATCCGTTCGTCATCGGCGTGGACACCCACGCCAAGAATCACGCCTTGTCGATCCTCGCGGCGCCGGTCGGCGAGGTCGTCGACGATGGGGAGTTCCCCACCACGACCGCCGGGATCGGCCGCGCGATCGCGTGGGCTGGCCGCCGCACGCGTGGAGGCCAGGACGTGCTGTGGGTGGTCGAGTGCTCCGCCACCTACGGCGCGCAGCTCGCCAACGCGGTGCGTGCCGCCGGCTACGAGGTCGTCGAGGCCGCCCGCATGAGCGCCAGGGCCAGCCGCGGGGTGGGCAAGTCCGACCCGCTCGACGCTCGTCGGATCGCCGCCGCGGTCCTTCCGCTGGAGACCAGCAGGCTGCGCCGCCTGCGTGAGGGCCAGGGCGTGCGCGCCGCACTGCGCGTCGCGATCACCGCCCGCGACACCATGTCCGGCGAGCGCACCGCGGCCCTCAACACGCTGACGGCGCTGGCGCGCGTCATGGATCTGGGGATCGACGCCCGCAAGCCCTTGACCACCACCCAGGTCCTGGAGGCCTCGAGGTGGCGCACCCGGGCCGAGGACGTGGCCGCCGCGACCGCGCGCGCTGAGGCTGTCCGTCTCGCCAGACGCGTGGTCGAACTCGAGGACGACCTGACGGAGAACACCAAGACCCTGACCACCCTGCTCCGCCAGAGCCCCGCCCGGGTACTGCTCGAGATGCCAGGGATCGGCCCGGTGACCGCCGCGGTCGTGATGGCGGCCTGGTCCCACCCCGGGCGGCTGCGTGACGAGGCGGCCTTCGCCTCGCTCGCCGGGGTCAACCCGATCCCGGCGTCCTCCGGGAACACGGTGCGCCATCGGCTCAACCGCGGGGGCGACCGCCGCCTGAACCAGGCGCTGCACATGGCCGTGGTCGTCCGCATGCGCTGGGACACCGAGACCAAGGCCTACGTCGAGCGGCGCACCGCCGAAGGCCGCACCAAACGCGAGTTCCGCCGCAACCTCAAGCGATACCTCGCCCGCCAGGTCTACCGCGCACTCACCACCGCGTCCCGAACGCCAGTTCCAACGCTCGCCCCTGCCGCCCCGACTTGCGGAACATAG
- a CDS encoding sulfate permease, with product MIALVMIVSLFLVTTMFTWVRTALLVIGPTNWLDAYLHTRRGMKWGLVVCLPLAAACVLGARLIEANNIPGDYAVWQMLLWALLWFDAMKLVRMGIVSVVLLVRARFREWAAIRRARREGESWSGVVGAPGDR from the coding sequence GTGATCGCGCTGGTGATGATCGTGTCGTTGTTCCTGGTGACCACGATGTTCACCTGGGTGCGCACCGCGTTGCTCGTCATCGGGCCGACGAACTGGCTCGACGCGTACCTGCATACGCGGCGTGGCATGAAGTGGGGCCTCGTCGTCTGCCTGCCGCTTGCTGCGGCCTGCGTGTTAGGTGCCCGCCTCATCGAGGCGAACAACATCCCTGGCGACTACGCCGTCTGGCAGATGCTCCTGTGGGCGCTGCTGTGGTTCGACGCGATGAAGCTCGTCCGCATGGGGATCGTCTCGGTCGTCCTCCTCGTCCGCGCCCGCTTCCGCGAGTGGGCCGCAATCCGGCGAGCCCGTCGGGAGGGGGAGTCGTGGTCCGGCGTCGTCGGCGCACCTGGTGACAGGTAG
- a CDS encoding integrase core domain-containing protein — MARAFAAAGVSRPEPRKRPRAANRRFVYPAPNCCWQIDAFTWSLADGTTVAVHQVIDDHSRLATATLVAEGETSKAAVQVVAAAIRRWGVPQRLLSDNGLAFNPTRRGFTGKLVDYLLDLGVKPITGKPDRPTTQGKNERFHQTLQKWLNARPPARTIADLQASVDEFDQYYNHERVHQALDGKTPAEAWAATAPAPEPTPEPRMPQIPPSLRTPTPVTPAPPATGATTAMAADEAAAPPTSRRTRTPLALHAATGNVTLKVKPNGQVKVLSCLFYVATSRAGQPVHAIWDENKVEIFTHDGEHLVSYPRPETTGMYYGPRTARQGTPMKTTSQNPSAGVTGTALRTVTKGGYVGVLGSKFYAGYKRAGQHVTITWDATTVAITDTAGTPIASYDKPTRPRGWHGPTESRMSTKS; from the coding sequence CTGGCTCGCGCGTTCGCTGCCGCAGGAGTCTCCAGGCCGGAGCCGCGTAAGCGGCCGAGGGCGGCGAACCGCAGGTTCGTCTACCCGGCCCCGAACTGCTGCTGGCAGATCGACGCGTTCACCTGGTCCCTGGCGGACGGCACCACGGTCGCGGTCCACCAGGTCATCGACGACCACTCCCGCCTCGCCACAGCCACGCTTGTCGCCGAGGGCGAGACTTCGAAGGCCGCCGTGCAAGTCGTCGCGGCCGCAATCCGACGGTGGGGCGTCCCGCAACGCCTGCTCTCGGACAACGGGCTCGCGTTCAACCCCACCCGGCGCGGGTTCACCGGCAAGCTCGTCGACTACCTCCTCGATCTCGGGGTCAAGCCGATCACCGGGAAGCCGGACCGGCCCACGACCCAGGGCAAGAACGAGCGGTTCCACCAGACCCTGCAGAAGTGGCTCAACGCGCGACCGCCTGCCAGGACGATCGCCGACCTGCAAGCGTCAGTTGACGAGTTCGACCAGTACTACAACCACGAGCGCGTCCACCAAGCGCTCGACGGGAAGACTCCGGCTGAGGCGTGGGCCGCCACCGCCCCAGCACCGGAACCGACGCCCGAGCCGCGCATGCCACAGATCCCGCCGTCCCTGCGAACCCCCACACCAGTCACCCCGGCCCCGCCCGCGACCGGCGCGACCACCGCCATGGCCGCGGACGAGGCTGCGGCCCCGCCGACCTCGAGGCGGACCAGGACGCCGCTCGCACTGCACGCGGCGACGGGCAACGTGACGTTGAAGGTCAAGCCGAACGGACAGGTCAAGGTCCTCAGCTGCTTGTTCTACGTCGCGACCAGCAGGGCCGGACAGCCAGTCCACGCCATCTGGGACGAGAACAAGGTGGAGATCTTCACCCACGACGGCGAGCATCTCGTCAGCTACCCGCGCCCCGAGACCACCGGCATGTACTACGGACCGCGCACCGCCCGCCAGGGCACCCCGATGAAGACGACCAGCCAGAACCCCTCAGCCGGCGTCACCGGAACCGCGCTGCGCACCGTCACGAAAGGCGGCTACGTCGGCGTCCTCGGCAGCAAGTTCTACGCCGGCTACAAGCGCGCGGGTCAGCACGTCACGATCACCTGGGACGCCACGACCGTCGCCATCACCGACACGGCAGGCACGCCGATCGCGAGCTACGACAAGCCGACCCGGCCGCGCGGCTGGCACGGCCCGACGGAGAGTCGAATGTCCACGAAGTCTTGA